The proteins below are encoded in one region of Triticum aestivum cultivar Chinese Spring chromosome 1B, IWGSC CS RefSeq v2.1, whole genome shotgun sequence:
- the LOC123100417 gene encoding S-type anion channel SLAH2-like — protein MASREVRVQMAGVLDGKPRCAPSPEMLLVHVPSRAAGGASRTAKDAAVPSHADTPCSVSFSVPGSPSGLHLAQLGMPPCVRRNDADVGAARVAPSDSKVELVHYPAVPQLLKQARHHSQPSLVVRGGGEVPAMLRSDSTRERDRRFDHFKTFSGRLERQLSSLRGVPQDIDVEHGAASKISEEDTNEDNEVPTADRYFAALEGPELETLRSIEVAVLPKDETWPFLLRFPISAFGMCLGVSSQAMLWKTLQSEPSTKFLHVHPVVNHVLWWVSVALMVVVSITYLLKIVFYFEAVRREFHHPVRVNFFFAPWIACLFLVKGVPHPVWEIHHAVWYVLMAPILCLDLKIYGQWMSSGERRLSKVANPSNHLAVVGNFVGALLGATMGLRELPIFFFAIGLAHYAVLFVTLYQRLPTNVQLPKELHPVFFLFVAAPSVASMAWTRISGEFSDGARLLYFVSLFLYVSLVVRVNLFRGFRFSLAWWAYTFPMTSVALATVLYASEVDNMLTRALAVGLSGIAVVTVTGVLATTMYHAFVRKDLFTNDVSIAITRRRPKFSKILAHLRSSGSDVKELVLSIPNFNSNSNSKQGAYSDDSGSNSRTSDGLGESPMAHGHGRAEC, from the exons ATGGCGTCCAGGGAGGTCAGAGTCCAGATGGCGGGGGTACTGGATGGCAAGCCGAGGTGTGCTCCGTCCCCGGAAATGCTTCTCGTTCATGTCCCCTCGCGGGCCGCCGGCGGTGCGAGCAGGACGGCCAAGGACGCGGCCGTGCCTTCTCACGCTGACACGCCGTGCTCTGTCTCCTTCAGCGTGCCGGGCTCGCCGTCGGGGCTCCACCTCGCGCAGCTTGGCATGCCGCCGTGCGTCCGCAGAAACGACGCCGACGTGGGCGCTGCTCGGGTGGCGCCGAGCGATTCGAAGGTCGAGCTGGTCCACTACCCGGCAGTGCCGCAGCTGCTGAAGCAGGCACGCCACCACTCGCAGCCGTCCCTGGTGGTCAGAGGCGGCGGCGAGGTGCCGGCGATGCTGCGGAGCGACAGCACGCGGGAGCGAGACCGACGGTTTGACCACTTCAAGACGTTCTCTGGCCGCCTTGAGCGCCAGCTCTCCAGCCTCCGCGGGGTGCCACAGGATATCGACGTCGAACATGGTGCGGCGTCGAAGATCTCAGAAGAGGACACCAACGAGGACAACGAAGTGCCCACCGCCGACCGCTACTTCGCCGCGCTCGAAGGCCCCGAGCTCGAGACCCTTCGT TCGATAGAAGTGGCGGTGCTGCCTAAGGACGAGACATGGCCGTTCCTGCTCCGGTTCCCCATCAGCGCCTTTGGGATGTGCCTTGGCGTGAGCAGCCAGGCCATGCTCTGGAAGACTCTGCAGTCTGAGCCCTCCACGAAGTTTCTTCACGTGCACCCGGTTGTCAACCACGTCCTCTGGTGGGTCTCCGTCGCACTCATGGTGGTCGTCTCCATCACCTACCTCTTGAAGATCGTCTTCTACTTCGAGGCCGTCCGCCGTGAGTTCCATCACCCTGTGCGCGTCAACTTCTTCTTCGCGCCATGGATCGCCTGCCTCTTCCTCGTCAAGGGTGTGCCACATCCTGTGTGGGAGATCCACCACGCCGTCTGGTACGTGCTCATGGCGCCCATCTTGTGCCTCGACCTCAAAATCTACGGGCAGTGGATGTCTAGTGGTGAGCGACGCCTCTCTAAGGTGGCCAACCCATCCAACCACCTTGCAGTCGTCGGCAACTTCGTAGGCGCATTGCTTGGCGCTACAATGGGCCTTCGGGAGCTTCCTatcttcttcttcgccattgggTTGGCCCACTATGCCGTGCTCTTTGTCACTCTCTATCAGCGGCTCCCCACCAACGTGCAGCTTCCCAAGGAGCTCCACCCAGTGTTCTTCCTTTTCGTCGCTGCACCTAGCGTCGCATCCATGGCGTGGACAAGGATCTCTGGCGAGTTCAGTGATGGTGCTAGGCTCCTTTACTTCGTCTCGCTATTCCTCTACGTATCGCTGGTGGTACGCGTCAACCTCTTTCGGGGGTTTAGGTTCTCCCTGGCATGGTGGGCATACACATTCCCGATGACTAGTGTGGCCTTGGCGACAGTGTTGTATGCATCCGAGGTTGACAACATGCTGACACGGGCACTGGCAGTCGGGTTGTCAGGAATCGCTGTTGTCACAGTCACCGGCGTGCTAGCCACAACCATGTACCACGCCTTCGTGCGCAAGGACCTCTTCACCAACGACGTATCCATCGCCATCACGCGGCGAAGGCCCAAGTTTAGCAAGATCCTTGCACACCTTCGATCGTCAGGCTCTGATGTCAAGGAGCTTGTTCTCTCCATCCCAAATTTCAATTCCAATTCCAATTCCAAGCAGGGCGCATACTCTGATGACTCGGGCTCCAACTCAAGGACGAGCGACGGTCTCGGCGAGTCTCCAATGGCACACGGGCATGGAAGAGCAGAGTGTTAG